The genomic DNA CATCCTTTGATCTCCTAAAATACCAGCAGGGGATGCCATGCGGTAAACAAAAGGGTTGAGTCAAGCGGTGAGTTAGCATGTCTCCAGGTCTGAACTGCTATGTTTTGCCCTCCTCTTCCACACCTCTCCCTCTTTGATTCCAAGTGTGGCACCAGTCTGTCTCCTGCAGGGTGGCAGGAACAGGAAGTACTCGGCAGCAGCTTCCTGTCTGCTCCGCTGAGAGTTGTGCGTCATGCGGCGGTCGTAGGTTGCCGACCGTCACCTGAGTTTGTGCACAAACAGCCCTCTCAACGCACCCCCCTCTCCATCCCCTCGAGGCCTCATCCATTCTCAAAACAGACCCGCTCCCCTCTCCAAAAATAGCAAAGTTAATGTAGATATGTTTCCGCACTCCTTTTCCTTGTTTTGATCCATTGTGaccgaaaaaaacaaaacattcatagTCTTACTTTTTCCATGCTTTGGCAGAGTGCCAATATCAGCACAGTGAATGTGTAGCAATAAGCATAAAAGAATATAGGACCTTCGGGGGTACAGCAATCTGTTTTCTTAGACGCTTCCTGGTTGCAACAGAGATGTCCCAACACTGTTAATTTGCTAAACCGCTCACCGTATATCTGGAAACTCTTTCACCAGGACAGCCACCTCCATCTGGATGGACGGAGTGTCCTCCAGGAGAATGATGTCAGCTAGGTGGCAGACAATGCTGTCTAACCAGGAGGAACTTGATTCCTGAAGCAGAGAgggtacattttttaattagcaTGAGACAACAAGTATTTATTGCCATAAAAAGGTAGAGCTCATCATTAAATTGGACCTTATTTAGAAATTTGTCCAACAGCATGTTTTATCGCTGGTCCAAATTACCTTTTAACCGGACCCGACCTTGTGAGCTTTTAAGAAGCCCTCAGAGGAAACGCAGATTAATGCCTTTAAAGGCCAAAGGCCAAACATTTAGCTGATTTTCTGAGTGAATAACAAAGCTCCACCTCTGTTTTTCTAGGTCGTGTTTTTTCCTTCAAACACTcaggaaaaagaaagcagaattCTCTGGCTTGGCATCCACTAAAAATAACGACGTCTTTTTTAGACAGACACTgaaaccccccctcccccagttTCCATGGACATTTCATCCCGCTCCACAGCAAAAGAGGCCATCAAGGCCATCCCAGAGCCACATCAAAGCCGGCTAGCTGACAGGAACAGGAAGTTCCTCCTGAACACAGCAGCTTCCTGTTGTCAGCCGAGGTGACGGACACTTGTTTGAACTTGCGAACAGAAAGGGGGCAAACACCACGCTGTCAGGCACAGTGTTTTACACTAACTTCCCCCCTCTGGCAAGTGCTAACGTAAGCCCGGtccatccatctccatctcACTGACGGCATCCATTTTTCAGTGCTTGCTGCTGTATCAACACAGTCTGAGTTATTCCTGACCTAGGAAGCTCGAGGGTCAGACTCTGAGTTCCCTATGCCAGCTCTGCTCAGGGTTTTTAAGGAATCAGCATGTTGGAATTGTTTATGATGCTCAGGGTCTCCTGAAAAGCAATTATTAGCTTTTGAATGTGTTGGGTTTTAATTTTCCTGTTAGAGGTCCTGACTGTATAAGTTAATTTTAGGTTGAATCAGACTTTAATGATATGACTTACCAGATCCTTAAAGAGTCCTTTCAGCTGTTTGGCCTCATCTTGCAGGCGGAAAGCCATCCTCTTTCTCATCTTGGAAGATGTGCAGATGACCCGTCCCCGCATGATGGCTCGTACATACTCCACCAGGACCCGCCGGTGCACCTCTCCCACCAGGGTCTGTCAGTCAGTATAAACAACCAATCACTGACTGGTATCATATAACCCTCAAGTGAACCAGTAGAGAACCTAACAAGTTAAACCACCTCTGTTCCATCAAACAAGTGTTACCTGATAAGGCGGAGAGTCCATCCTTCTGAACTTCTTGAAGTGTTGTTTAATGCTGGCTTCAATAGCCTCAAAAGCCTCGGTGTTGTTCAGCCATTTTCTCTTTATCAGTTTGTCAAAGAAAGGCTGGAACGACACCAGACCAAGCTCTGATTATTAGAggacatttacttaagtactgtgTTGACAGCTAGCTGAttcaaaatcattttctgttgtaTTTGACATCCCAACAGCAAttcataaatcaaatgctctgacaaagaAATTAACAAAATCTGGTATCTGTGGTTGTTGCAGGGTTGTAATAAGCTTGTGCTTTTATCGTAGGATCCACATGACTGAATTTTCTAAAATGGGCATAGTTCTGCTTTAAGGACTGCGATAAGGCTTACTCACCCTGATGTGCTCAAACAGCCTGTCGGTCAGCACCCTCACTGACTGGTTGATGATCCTGTCCAGGGAGGAGTTGGCTCTCTGTACCGACTCGTCGCTGCCCTGTGGGTCACACTGCCTGCAGCGCTCCACAAGGGATCTACAGGTCAAACAGGAGAAAGGTAAGCAGGACTATCAGCAAATTGCTGCAGgaaatttgtttcatttaaataatgaatctaCCTCAGAGGAGGGCAGCAGTTGACCAGAGCTATGGTCCTGGAGACATATCCATCCCCTCTGTCTCCAAATTCTGCCTGAGTCTCATGAAACATCTCTGCCTTCCTCTGGAAACTGGAAGCACAGATAGCTTTAATGAAAACCTACTGAATGCAAATATACAATCTAAACAATAATGTCCTATCCTGTAAAAACACTGGGGTTTGCCCCCACCAAAAATGCTCTGTATTCAAGACATCCTTAAATCAAAAAATTCCAGCATATTGCAAACAGTTTCCTTAAATGATTTATGCCTGACTGATAGCATATACTCACTTGTAGAGAAAGTCAGCCAGTCCAACGAGACTACAGCGAGCCACTCTTGCCCCTAGAAACTGGTTGACAGATGTAGATCTGTCCAAGTCCACCTTCAACCTCTGGAATTGAGAAAGACACGAGCGATAAGACATCTGCATCTGAGgcttaaaacaacatttcacaGAGAAAATGCCAGCATACCTGGATGACTGAGCGTGCGAGGTGGGACTGATACTCCTCTATGTGCAGGGTCTGGGCCCATCgcctctcctcttcatccagAACCTGAATCAGCTCTATCGTCACCTTCTCCTAAAAAATCACACAGTGAAATTAAAACCTGTCTACTATCTAGAACAACAACTTTGCAAAAAGAGCATTTCTCACCCTGACGATACTGATGCAGTCTTGTTCCAGACGCTCCACTGTGTCTTGGGGCAGGATGGGCTCCAGGGGAGCGTAGTTGATGGGTGCAGTTGTGCCAATGGTTCCTAGGACATCCCTGGTCGAAAGTGAGAACTCATTACTAAACAAGTCCAGTTTCAAGGTTTGTAGTATCATTATTGCCTTATTGCGTGAGAGGTTTACCGTCTGATACGGTGCCCTACCTGTTGTAGATGTTGTAGAACCAGTCTAGTAAAGAGTAGACGTCTGTGATCTGCAGCGGCCCCCTAGTGATGGTCCGGAGACGTTTGGCCACGGCTCGATGGTAACTGTCCACGTACACCTGAAAGGCAGCAAACTCCTCCGGGTAAATGGACACTGCATTCCTCCTCGCTGCATCCAGGTCGTCCACCATCCGACTCCTCAGGCGTTCCAGATACGAGGCCAGCTGGCCTGCCTGGGTGTCCGCCTGGTGCGGCAGGCTCCAGTCCGCCGCCTCCATCACGGCCTGCCTCCACTTCATCTTGAGTCGCCGGGGACGCTGGCCGGGCTGGATCCGGGGGCCCTCTCGGTCTGGCTTGGTCTCCTCTTTCAGGGCCCAGGCTGCATCTGCATGCTCCTCCTGCTGGatcaccagcaccaccagcccGAGGTTCGGCCCAGCACTGGGCTGGCGGAGGGACTCCCGCACTACGTCCCACATCTCCCTCTGCAGGGCCTCGTACAGGAGCTCCACGTCCTTGGCCTTCCGCCGGCCTGAGTCCAGTGATGCATTGGAGCTGAGGGAGTCTTCGAAGGTTGAGCATGATAAGGGGGTTATACCGGGAGGGGTGTCGGGACTAAGGGTAGGAGTAAGAGTGGAGGAGGCAGTGGTCGGAAGGAGAGCCAGCAGCTCGCACTCTCGTTCCAGctcctgaatgtgtgtgtcggCCAGGAGAAGGTCCCTGTGGTTGACCAATTGTAGGATCTCCAGCACTGTGGGGAGCGAGAAGGAAAATGGCAGCTGTGTTCATTAGCAAAATAACGGAGGGTTGACCAGCAAACTGGGAGATCTGTTTTATGGTTATTGAGTAGCTGTGCGTGTGCCTGACTGACAAACTGACTTATTTGCTGCTCATTCTGCACACTCTTCTATTCCTAGCGGGGCTCCCTGTGGAGCCTGTGAACAGTAGCTCGGTCAAACCTCTATCTAGAACAACCTGGGGTAGGAGGAAGTAAGGTCATTTCCTGATTTCACAGTCTGGTGGTGATTGAACCCAGTGACTCAGGGATCTGGGGACCTCTCAGCCTCATCAGAGAGTTATCTAGGATTGGGAGGAAGTACTGCTGAAGCTTGACAAGGAAGAGCAAAGTTCTAAGGGGAACTCCTGGCAAAAGACAGATTCTTCTAGGTCACTTGATACGGTTTAAAAACTCTTGACCTGGACCTTTTTACACCTGATGACTCCTTGATTGTTACCTGAGAGGGGCTCCCTGGTTTTGACCACTGGCTCatcctcctctgtttcctcctcagcCTCTTGGGACGCCTTGTCTGACATGGACTCCCTCTTCAGCTTGCCCAGACTGACCATCCTGAGGAAGGACGGCCGCCTGGAGGCCTCCGCCTCGCCGTCTGTGCTCATGTTCCCGCAGGGCAGGCTTTCTCTTCGCTCCTCCTTGCGTCGACCTGTAATTCTGCAAAGTTTCCAAAGCAGCAACggagaaaatgaatca from Anoplopoma fimbria isolate UVic2021 breed Golden Eagle Sablefish chromosome 24, Afim_UVic_2022, whole genome shotgun sequence includes the following:
- the exoc3l2a gene encoding tumor necrosis factor alpha-induced protein 2; this encodes MQHTPQTWQPTQPSTLQDDTVLKTLQVQSHRFGKISSATMPILKKLPGRSKSCHEFPRVNGELILPRLDLNDLNDLKDLKDLNRNLNPFEDVDLYEDDRHGGDVGLIMGEVRGNLQLRSCRDGEEEENEVNAERHGAGNPKGKPLRGTLERICGVSPLKTLGKLGKGLRISGRNVWGNNSPHYTPGNSNSLPPEREKRKGLRRSSEGIMTLLRITGRRKEERRESLPCGNMSTDGEAEASRRPSFLRMVSLGKLKRESMSDKASQEAEEETEEDEPVVKTREPLSVLEILQLVNHRDLLLADTHIQELERECELLALLPTTASSTLTPTLSPDTPPGITPLSCSTFEDSLSSNASLDSGRRKAKDVELLYEALQREMWDVVRESLRQPSAGPNLGLVVLVIQQEEHADAAWALKEETKPDREGPRIQPGQRPRRLKMKWRQAVMEAADWSLPHQADTQAGQLASYLERLRSRMVDDLDAARRNAVSIYPEEFAAFQVYVDSYHRAVAKRLRTITRGPLQITDVYSLLDWFYNIYNRDVLGTIGTTAPINYAPLEPILPQDTVERLEQDCISIVREKVTIELIQVLDEEERRWAQTLHIEEYQSHLARSVIQRLKVDLDRSTSVNQFLGARVARCSLVGLADFLYNFQRKAEMFHETQAEFGDRGDGYVSRTIALVNCCPPLRSLVERCRQCDPQGSDESVQRANSSLDRIINQSVRVLTDRLFEHIRPFFDKLIKRKWLNNTEAFEAIEASIKQHFKKFRRMDSPPYQTLVGEVHRRVLVEYVRAIMRGRVICTSSKMRKRMAFRLQDEAKQLKGLFKDLESSSSWLDSIVCHLADIILLEDTPSIQMEVAVLVKEFPDIRKKHVSTLLNIRGMMRQAERQEILNIVKDFECRSALVCRDRALFSDIPITSEVHCISLGFLRLAMTVSNWFSEHRPRRGRGTRGRGADPHPAEGQSMEDVNKHHRED